In Deinococcus ficus, a single genomic region encodes these proteins:
- a CDS encoding EamA family transporter — MLRASSFPPPAAADRGGIGLALLSAAASGTLGLWGKLALTLQLSTPALLSWRFGLTSVLLFALGFGRLSLRLRAELLVLSALYAASTVLFFLALARISAGTAALLVYVAPAFVILYGALAGVRPTRGQGGALLCTLAGLGVVVGLPGAGDGDSAGLLLGGASGALYGGYLYASGRLARTASPLTVTAHVSLVCAATFVVLGGVTAQLAVPHHPAQWGVILAMLLIPTLVALPALSEAVRRIGPARVSLLTTTDPLWAALFALLFLGEDVHLTQVVGGALILAGAAFAQRSPATTAPESSGQP, encoded by the coding sequence ATGTTGCGGGCCTCTTCCTTTCCTCCACCGGCGGCCGCTGACCGGGGCGGCATCGGTCTGGCGCTGCTGTCGGCGGCGGCGTCCGGAACGCTGGGCCTGTGGGGGAAGCTGGCCCTGACCCTTCAGCTGTCCACGCCGGCCCTGCTCAGCTGGCGGTTCGGCCTGACCTCGGTGCTGCTGTTCGCCCTGGGCTTCGGGCGCCTGTCCCTTCGGCTGCGCGCCGAACTGCTGGTCCTCAGCGCGCTGTACGCCGCGTCGACCGTGCTGTTCTTCCTGGCCCTGGCGCGCATCTCTGCCGGAACGGCCGCCCTGCTCGTGTACGTCGCGCCCGCCTTCGTGATTCTGTACGGCGCACTGGCCGGCGTTCGTCCGACCCGCGGGCAGGGCGGGGCGCTGCTGTGCACCCTGGCGGGGCTCGGGGTGGTCGTGGGGCTCCCCGGCGCCGGTGACGGGGACAGCGCCGGCCTGCTGCTGGGCGGAGCGAGCGGGGCCCTGTACGGCGGGTACCTGTACGCCAGTGGCCGCCTGGCCCGCACCGCCTCGCCCCTGACCGTGACGGCGCACGTCTCGCTGGTGTGTGCGGCCACCTTCGTGGTTCTGGGCGGCGTGACCGCCCAGCTGGCCGTCCCGCACCACCCCGCGCAGTGGGGGGTCATCCTGGCCATGCTGCTGATCCCGACCCTGGTCGCCCTGCCGGCCCTCTCGGAAGCGGTGCGGCGCATCGGTCCGGCTCGGGTCAGTCTGCTCACCACCACCGACCCCCTGTGGGCGGCGCTGTTCGCCCTGCTGTTTCTCGGGGAGGACGTGCACCTCACCCAGGTGGTGGGCGGCGCCCTCATTCTCGCGGGGGCCGCGTTCGCCCAGCGGTCCCCGGCCACCACTGCGCCTGAGTCTTCAGGCCAGCCTTGA
- a CDS encoding tetracycline resistance MFS efflux pump, translating to MSRASLPFLLVTAFLFAVGMSIVFPLLPALVGQYVSGREQATVVGLLAALYAFLSFFSGPVLGAVSDAYGRRPVLLLSLVGTAAGNLLFGLGGSLGLLFLGRFLESVMSGGMGALMAYVADTTDEADRGAVFARIGATVGAGMILGPAIGGALAHFGLGVPMFAAAAIALLNALWGAFALPESLPPRERHLEFSAGHLNPFTHLRAALAHPPVRRLVTVSMLFTLPLPLLQIALPILAQGSLHWSVAQVGTLFMVAGTCDIVGQGLVLPRLLTRFGERRVALSGLVMGAAGLLLLAGLSAWPSAGLLYGAVVVFSLGEGMFTAAFNTLLSLAIPAGEQGRVQGGAQALGELTQVVGPLAGGGLYARFGGAGTFSAGAGLAVLALMLLAGRTTPAASRVAPGPGLS from the coding sequence ATGAGCCGCGCTTCTCTTCCTTTTCTGCTGGTCACGGCCTTCCTGTTCGCGGTGGGCATGTCGATCGTGTTCCCGCTGCTTCCGGCCCTCGTCGGGCAGTACGTCTCCGGCCGCGAGCAGGCCACAGTCGTCGGCCTGCTCGCGGCCCTGTATGCCTTCCTGTCCTTCTTCTCCGGCCCGGTCCTCGGGGCGGTCAGTGACGCGTACGGCCGCCGTCCGGTGCTTCTGCTCAGCCTCGTGGGAACCGCCGCCGGCAACCTGCTGTTCGGTCTCGGCGGCAGCCTCGGCCTGCTGTTTCTCGGCCGTTTTCTCGAGAGCGTCATGTCCGGCGGCATGGGCGCCCTGATGGCGTACGTCGCCGACACCACCGACGAGGCGGACCGCGGCGCGGTCTTCGCGAGGATCGGCGCGACGGTCGGCGCCGGGATGATTCTCGGGCCTGCGATCGGCGGGGCCCTGGCCCATTTCGGGCTGGGTGTGCCCATGTTTGCGGCGGCGGCCATTGCCCTGCTCAATGCCTTGTGGGGTGCGTTCGCCCTGCCGGAGAGTCTCCCTCCCCGGGAGCGGCACCTGGAATTCAGCGCCGGGCACCTCAATCCCTTCACTCATCTGCGGGCGGCGCTCGCGCATCCCCCGGTGCGCCGCCTGGTGACGGTCAGCATGCTGTTCACCCTGCCCCTGCCCCTGCTGCAGATCGCGCTGCCGATCCTGGCGCAGGGGTCGCTGCACTGGTCGGTCGCGCAGGTCGGCACGCTGTTCATGGTGGCGGGCACCTGCGACATCGTGGGCCAGGGCCTGGTCCTCCCTCGCCTGCTGACCCGCTTCGGGGAACGCCGCGTGGCGCTGAGCGGCCTGGTGATGGGCGCGGCCGGCCTGCTGCTGCTCGCGGGTCTGTCCGCGTGGCCGTCCGCCGGGCTGCTGTACGGCGCGGTCGTGGTCTTCTCCCTGGGCGAGGGGATGTTCACCGCAGCCTTCAACACGCTGCTCTCCCTGGCCATTCCCGCGGGGGAACAGGGCCGCGTGCAGGGCGGAGCGCAGGCCCTCGGTGAACTCACGCAGGTGGTGGGCCCGCTGGCCGGTGGAGGCCTGTACGCGCGGTTCGGCGGCGCAGGAACGTTCAGCGCCGGGGCGGGCCTGGCCGTGCTGGCGCTCATGCTCCTGGCCGGCCGGACCACTCCGGCAGCGTCCCGGGTGGCCCCAGGTCCCGGCCTATCCTGA
- a CDS encoding beta strand repeat-containing protein: MPALLRRLRLGKVPLIGMLLALLSVSGVSHAATLNLVFQNGVSSAGGACATTVGSVCRFRNVVVDSANAPLASSNPLQRDVLVTVTALSGNARLSGALDDDSGTNIGASFFAPTTDVTSTPVNTDGYASFSFQFVTPGTSTVQAADGTVFITAFDVDGDGATNGLREFNEFDGAARTGLAATTNLDPITPINAGAANARYRSRTSAALAGISTADTNKASAVYTNPGTFTLITGSTAGAQVCSGVACARLNAFSFQISPSVVTTSVLNGYKAARLTTDVNNDGRVGTDDTVTYTVTYANTGNAPATNFQVTDALPADVTFKGPLTVTVNGTVTASAANTTYNGTTQTGLLASGVTLPAGGTVVISIPTTVVRTVAGTFTNQAVSGTISTDNVDASATYPPSVGTTTGWTAFTTNLSGSVAQTMTTDVLATSVTTVGAPGIGGVVFEDVNYGGGAGRSRAGAAGVARPGVRVELYTAAGAFVAATTTDANGAYTFQTAAGSYVVRVVNSTVTSSRALNAGATTPLAVQTFRTSGGADDVNRVGGENPQLVDAAANTSSAALNTLNTSTTAAQSVGAVTAVNTAAVTTLDFGFNFDTVVSTRDAGQGSLRQFILNSNALTNTGLAQVGQTAGTETSIFMISDGVARPGLRSGLPSQLTAGVAVITPASLLPAVTDSYTVISGLTQTANVGDSNPGTLGTGGTVGVDALALPVQNRPDVQLTGAGTTAAFATGLDLQASNTTVRGLSITGFGTAANTNTSANIRIGASAQNTLIERNFLGIAATRPTFDCRTGTTAATGLGDNIRAIGGDNGTVQDNLMGCSAGKGIGLEAGSTGWLVVRNEIRGNGIGNSNLDGVDLEGAGSGSHTVRGNLIVNNEGVGIDSYGGQGSNTIENNTVLSNGLGTGANLENPGIRLFGTGNTIRRNIITANRGAGVLVTASNGTLPDATGNTLTQNSIFDNSGIGIDLASAADSQAVGTSPFVTRNDAGDVDTGGNALLNFPVFSGAVIDAAGKNLTLSGFARPGVLIELFVAAPDPSNFGEGKTYLVSLTEGASGTFSDTNAGTGTYTDVNAGTDTTNRFTFVVPLTSLAGVQLGTKLTATATCLSSATCTAAPTGSTSEFSLITTVTGTPLVNLTKSVRNCGPIAPGAACTGTYGVNVVGKPGDVLEYKIDYVNVGVDTATDLVIIDNVPANSTALQSGFASGRGLSWTVGSTSTLLTSAAGDDAGTLSPTRLQLNVGSVAPGATGSVVFRTTIQ; the protein is encoded by the coding sequence ATGCCGGCCCTGCTGCGGCGGCTGCGTCTGGGGAAGGTCCCGCTGATCGGCATGCTCCTGGCCCTGCTCAGCGTCAGCGGCGTGTCCCATGCCGCGACCCTGAACCTGGTGTTTCAAAACGGCGTCAGCAGCGCGGGCGGCGCCTGCGCCACAACGGTCGGCAGTGTGTGCCGGTTCCGCAACGTGGTGGTGGACAGCGCCAATGCGCCGCTCGCCTCGAGCAATCCGCTGCAACGTGACGTGCTGGTCACCGTGACCGCGCTGAGCGGCAACGCCCGACTCTCCGGCGCGCTCGACGACGACAGCGGCACCAATATCGGTGCGTCGTTCTTCGCGCCCACCACGGACGTGACCTCCACGCCCGTCAATACGGACGGCTACGCCTCGTTCAGTTTCCAGTTCGTCACCCCGGGGACGTCGACCGTCCAGGCGGCCGACGGCACGGTCTTTATCACCGCCTTCGACGTGGACGGTGACGGGGCCACCAACGGCCTGCGCGAATTCAACGAATTCGACGGGGCCGCCCGCACGGGCCTGGCCGCGACCACCAACCTCGACCCCATCACCCCCATCAATGCCGGGGCGGCCAACGCCCGGTACCGGTCCAGGACCTCAGCCGCGCTGGCCGGCATCAGTACGGCAGACACCAACAAGGCCTCGGCGGTCTACACCAACCCGGGCACCTTCACGCTGATCACCGGCTCCACCGCCGGCGCCCAGGTCTGCAGCGGCGTCGCCTGCGCCCGCCTGAACGCCTTTTCATTCCAGATCAGCCCCAGTGTGGTCACCACCAGCGTCCTGAACGGCTACAAGGCGGCCCGGCTGACGACCGACGTCAACAATGACGGCCGGGTCGGCACGGACGACACCGTGACGTACACCGTCACCTACGCCAACACCGGCAACGCCCCCGCCACCAACTTCCAGGTCACCGACGCCCTGCCGGCGGACGTCACCTTCAAAGGGCCGCTCACAGTGACCGTCAACGGCACGGTCACCGCCAGTGCCGCCAACACCACCTACAACGGCACGACCCAGACCGGCCTGCTGGCCAGCGGGGTGACGCTGCCGGCGGGCGGCACGGTGGTGATCAGCATTCCCACGACGGTAGTCCGGACAGTCGCCGGGACCTTCACCAACCAGGCGGTCTCCGGCACGATCAGCACCGACAACGTGGACGCCAGTGCCACCTACCCGCCGTCCGTGGGCACGACCACCGGTTGGACAGCCTTCACCACGAACCTGAGCGGCAGCGTCGCCCAGACGATGACCACCGACGTGCTGGCAACCAGCGTCACCACCGTCGGCGCGCCCGGCATCGGCGGCGTGGTCTTCGAAGACGTCAACTACGGCGGCGGCGCGGGCCGCAGCCGCGCGGGCGCCGCCGGGGTGGCCCGGCCCGGGGTCCGGGTCGAGCTCTACACGGCCGCCGGCGCCTTCGTGGCGGCCACCACCACCGATGCGAACGGAGCGTACACGTTCCAGACGGCTGCCGGCAGCTACGTCGTGCGGGTCGTGAACAGCACCGTGACGTCATCCCGCGCCCTGAACGCGGGCGCCACCACACCCCTGGCCGTGCAGACCTTCCGCACCAGCGGCGGCGCCGACGACGTCAACCGGGTCGGCGGCGAAAACCCCCAACTGGTGGACGCCGCGGCGAACACCAGCAGCGCGGCCCTGAACACCCTGAACACCTCCACCACGGCGGCGCAGTCGGTGGGCGCGGTCACGGCCGTGAACACGGCGGCCGTCACCACCCTGGACTTCGGGTTCAACTTCGATACGGTGGTCAGCACCCGCGACGCCGGACAGGGCAGCCTGCGGCAGTTCATCCTGAACAGCAACGCCCTGACCAACACGGGGCTGGCCCAGGTCGGCCAGACGGCCGGTACGGAAACGTCCATCTTCATGATCTCCGACGGCGTGGCCCGGCCCGGCCTGCGCAGCGGCCTGCCCAGTCAGCTCACCGCCGGGGTGGCCGTCATCACGCCCGCCAGCCTGCTGCCCGCCGTCACCGACAGCTACACCGTCATCAGCGGCCTCACCCAGACCGCCAACGTCGGCGACAGCAACCCCGGCACCCTGGGCACCGGCGGCACGGTCGGTGTCGACGCCCTGGCCCTGCCGGTCCAGAACCGTCCCGACGTGCAGCTCACCGGCGCCGGAACAACCGCGGCCTTCGCCACCGGCCTGGACCTGCAGGCCAGCAACACCACCGTGCGGGGCCTGAGCATCACCGGCTTCGGCACAGCCGCCAACACCAACACCAGCGCCAACATCCGCATCGGCGCTTCCGCACAGAACACGCTGATCGAGCGGAACTTCCTGGGCATCGCCGCGACCCGCCCCACCTTCGACTGCCGGACCGGCACCACCGCGGCCACCGGCCTGGGGGACAACATCCGTGCCATCGGGGGCGACAACGGCACCGTGCAGGACAACCTGATGGGCTGCTCCGCCGGCAAGGGCATCGGCCTGGAAGCGGGCTCGACCGGCTGGCTGGTGGTCCGCAACGAGATCCGCGGCAACGGGATCGGCAACAGCAACCTCGATGGCGTGGACCTCGAAGGCGCAGGATCCGGCAGCCACACCGTCCGCGGCAACCTCATCGTGAACAACGAAGGGGTGGGCATCGACAGCTACGGAGGTCAGGGCAGCAACACCATCGAGAACAACACGGTCCTCAGCAACGGCCTGGGCACCGGCGCCAACCTGGAAAACCCCGGCATCCGCCTCTTCGGCACGGGCAACACGATCCGGCGGAACATCATCACCGCCAACCGGGGGGCCGGCGTACTGGTCACCGCGTCGAACGGAACGCTGCCCGACGCCACCGGCAACACCCTCACGCAGAACAGCATCTTCGACAACAGCGGCATCGGCATCGACCTGGCCAGCGCCGCCGACAGTCAGGCGGTGGGCACCAGTCCCTTCGTGACCCGCAACGACGCCGGGGACGTGGACACCGGCGGGAACGCCCTGCTGAACTTCCCGGTCTTCAGTGGCGCCGTGATCGACGCTGCCGGCAAGAACCTGACCCTGAGCGGCTTTGCGCGCCCCGGCGTCCTTATCGAACTGTTCGTGGCGGCGCCCGATCCCAGCAACTTCGGCGAGGGCAAAACCTACCTGGTCAGCCTGACCGAAGGGGCCAGCGGCACGTTCAGCGACACCAACGCCGGTACCGGCACGTACACGGACGTCAATGCCGGAACCGACACCACCAACCGCTTCACCTTCGTCGTGCCGCTGACCAGCCTGGCGGGCGTCCAGCTCGGCACGAAACTCACGGCCACCGCCACGTGCCTGAGCAGCGCCACCTGCACCGCCGCGCCCACAGGCTCCACCAGTGAGTTCAGTCTGATCACGACCGTCACCGGGACGCCGCTCGTCAACCTGACCAAATCGGTGCGCAATTGTGGTCCCATCGCGCCGGGCGCGGCCTGTACCGGCACGTACGGCGTGAATGTGGTCGGGAAGCCGGGCGACGTCCTGGAATACAAGATCGACTACGTGAACGTGGGCGTCGACACCGCCACCGACCTGGTGATCATCGACAACGTCCCGGCCAACAGCACGGCCCTCCAGAGTGGCTTCGCCAGTGGCCGCGGTCTGAGCTGGACGGTCGGCAGTACCTCCACACTGCTGACCTCCGCCGCGGGAGACGACGCGGGCACCCTGAGCCCCACCCGCCTTCAGCTGAACGTCGGATCGGTGGCTCCTGGCGCCACGGGCTCGGTCGTCTTCCGCACCACCATCCAGTAA
- a CDS encoding helix-turn-helix domain-containing protein codes for MGAGRVLGAELFPWGAKQLFGWQADAPLDLSDRPEAVAITALLRAGNVGEAREVLEDWLLRRLRVTDQEPGRGVQAARVLYTTPGEAKVTRLAQALNVSVRQLEREFVREVGVTPKTLARLIRFGAVQDRLGRQPGGTLTALAHDLNFTDQAHLNREFRALAHMAPGQYLKFLGRRQAAEGIS; via the coding sequence ATGGGAGCCGGCCGGGTGCTGGGGGCGGAGCTGTTTCCGTGGGGTGCGAAGCAGCTGTTCGGCTGGCAGGCGGACGCGCCCCTGGACCTGAGTGACCGGCCGGAAGCCGTGGCGATCACGGCCCTGCTGCGGGCCGGGAACGTGGGTGAGGCGCGGGAGGTCCTTGAGGACTGGTTGCTGCGGCGGCTGCGAGTCACGGACCAGGAACCGGGGCGGGGTGTCCAGGCCGCGAGGGTGCTGTACACCACGCCCGGGGAAGCGAAGGTGACCCGGCTGGCTCAGGCCCTGAACGTGAGCGTCCGGCAGCTGGAGCGCGAATTCGTGCGTGAGGTGGGCGTCACCCCGAAGACCCTGGCCCGCCTCATCCGGTTCGGGGCGGTGCAGGACCGGCTCGGACGCCAGCCTGGGGGGACCCTGACGGCGCTGGCCCATGACCTGAATTTCACGGACCAGGCACACCTGAACCGTGAATTCAGGGCGCTGGCCCACATGGCTCCGGGGCAGTACCTGAAGTTCCTGGGCCGGCGTCAGGCCGCCGAGGGCATCAGCTAG
- a CDS encoding NAD(P)/FAD-dependent oxidoreductase: protein MTAPAAADVAVIGAGVIGAACAWRLAERGLKVLVVEQGRPAGGSTGKSAAGVRAQFTTPTNILLSRHSIEEYASMPESGYHPGGYLLLVPDTQWTAHQEAVRLQRQLGVPTEQLTPAQAQAHVTFDPGGVGGCTYCGTDGYVDAHGLTMAYVARARQAGARFQLDTAVTGLRRAAGVWQLRTTAGAVEAPLLVNAGGAWAGEVGALAGLTIPVRPARRMVFTTGPLPLPRPLPMIFDLGSGVWLRSEGERLILGRADPADVGWRDGMDWTWLEPTLEAAMARFPWLAEATLDRRASWWGYYEVTPDHQAIVGRLPGADGWLNACGFSGHGVMQAAAVARVIAQEVMGEPPFIDVTPLNYDRFARVPAATADIQV, encoded by the coding sequence ATGACCGCCCCGGCAGCCGCGGACGTGGCCGTCATCGGGGCCGGCGTCATCGGCGCCGCCTGCGCGTGGCGCCTCGCCGAACGGGGCCTGAAGGTGCTGGTGGTCGAGCAGGGCCGGCCGGCCGGCGGGTCCACCGGCAAAAGCGCCGCCGGCGTGCGGGCACAGTTCACCACCCCGACCAACATCCTGCTGTCCAGGCACAGCATCGAGGAGTACGCCAGCATGCCCGAGTCGGGCTACCACCCGGGCGGGTACCTGCTGCTGGTCCCGGACACCCAGTGGACCGCCCACCAGGAGGCCGTGAGGCTGCAGCGCCAGCTGGGCGTGCCCACGGAGCAGCTCACACCCGCACAGGCCCAGGCTCACGTGACTTTCGACCCGGGCGGTGTGGGCGGCTGCACGTACTGCGGGACCGACGGGTACGTGGACGCCCACGGACTGACGATGGCGTACGTCGCCCGGGCCAGGCAGGCCGGCGCGCGCTTTCAGCTGGACACCGCGGTGACCGGCCTCCGGCGCGCTGCGGGCGTCTGGCAGCTCCGCACCACGGCGGGGGCGGTGGAGGCGCCGCTGCTCGTCAATGCGGGGGGCGCCTGGGCCGGCGAAGTGGGCGCGCTGGCCGGCCTGACCATTCCCGTCCGGCCGGCGCGGCGGATGGTGTTCACGACCGGGCCCCTCCCACTTCCCCGCCCCCTGCCGATGATCTTCGACCTGGGCAGCGGCGTGTGGCTGCGCTCCGAGGGCGAGCGCCTCATCCTGGGCCGCGCCGACCCGGCCGACGTGGGGTGGAGGGATGGCATGGACTGGACGTGGCTGGAACCGACCCTTGAAGCCGCCATGGCGCGCTTTCCGTGGCTGGCCGAGGCCACCCTGGACCGCCGGGCCAGCTGGTGGGGGTACTACGAGGTGACCCCGGACCATCAGGCCATCGTGGGCCGCCTCCCGGGAGCCGACGGGTGGCTGAACGCCTGCGGGTTCTCCGGACATGGCGTGATGCAGGCCGCCGCGGTCGCCCGCGTGATCGCACAGGAGGTGATGGGCGAACCCCCGTTCATCGACGTGACCCCGTTGAACTACGACCGCTTTGCCCGTGTGCCCGCGGCCACCGCCGACATTCAGGTGTGA
- a CDS encoding AraC family transcriptional regulator, producing the protein MQDLREWLRPAPDGSWPLETLLDGAPDLMFYVKDLGGRYVSVNDTVRRRSGARHKRDVLGRTAAEVFTGEPGVRSNEQDVRTLREGRELRDVLEMYFGPRGEAIWCLTHKIPLRNAENDVVGLVGVSRDVPASVERHEEFTRVAEALAYMHAHYGEPLRVPSLAARAGLSQDGFERLMRRVCHVTPQQFLIKVRLDAAVALLRDPGRSISDIAHSCGYTDHSAFARKFRAVTGITPQAYRARVLNAP; encoded by the coding sequence ATGCAAGACCTCAGGGAGTGGCTGCGGCCCGCACCGGACGGCAGCTGGCCGCTGGAGACCCTGCTCGACGGGGCGCCCGACCTGATGTTCTACGTCAAGGACCTCGGGGGCCGGTACGTCAGCGTGAACGACACCGTGCGGCGCCGCAGCGGGGCGCGGCACAAGCGCGACGTGCTGGGCCGCACCGCCGCGGAAGTCTTCACCGGCGAGCCGGGGGTGCGCTCCAACGAGCAGGACGTGCGCACCCTGCGCGAAGGCCGGGAACTGCGGGACGTGCTCGAGATGTACTTCGGCCCGCGGGGCGAGGCGATCTGGTGCCTGACCCACAAGATTCCCCTGCGCAACGCGGAGAACGACGTGGTGGGACTCGTGGGCGTCTCCAGGGACGTGCCCGCCTCCGTGGAACGGCACGAGGAGTTCACCCGGGTGGCCGAAGCGCTCGCGTACATGCACGCGCACTACGGGGAGCCCCTGCGCGTCCCGTCCCTCGCCGCCCGCGCCGGGTTATCCCAGGACGGTTTCGAGCGGCTGATGAGGCGGGTCTGCCACGTCACCCCCCAGCAGTTCCTGATCAAGGTGCGGCTCGACGCCGCCGTGGCGCTCCTCCGGGACCCCGGCCGGTCCATCTCCGACATTGCCCATTCGTGCGGGTACACCGATCACAGCGCCTTCGCGCGGAAGTTCCGGGCGGTGACAGGCATCACCCCGCAGGCCTACCGGGCCCGCGTCCTGAACGCACCCTGA
- a CDS encoding DHCW motif cupin fold protein, which produces MQMHDIPFGTTDWSLVEETVHAGERGVARWRTRHFGAVRVRQVEYTAGYLADHWCRKGHILLVLRGQLDTELEDGRVFTLTPGMSYQVGDEAEAHRSSTPCGALLFIVD; this is translated from the coding sequence ATGCAGATGCATGACATCCCGTTCGGCACGACCGACTGGTCCCTGGTCGAGGAGACGGTTCACGCCGGTGAACGCGGCGTGGCGCGCTGGCGCACCCGGCATTTCGGGGCGGTCCGGGTGCGTCAGGTGGAGTACACCGCGGGGTACCTGGCGGACCACTGGTGCCGGAAGGGCCACATCCTGCTGGTGCTGCGCGGTCAGCTGGACACGGAACTGGAGGACGGGCGCGTGTTCACCCTGACGCCGGGGATGAGCTACCAGGTGGGTGACGAGGCCGAGGCGCACCGGTCCTCGACGCCGTGCGGAGCCCTGCTGTTCATCGTGGACTAA
- a CDS encoding GNAT family N-acetyltransferase: MTLLPVRGLREADAPVVQAWLRTYLAEHLSWWQAAYGSPPASDLAELVGRDWQELIGADPDRQWVRVTGEHRAQGIVFAEKRRDRYMGFEVGVLSWIYVDETARGQGVSTALMTAAGDWMTAQGVRGREVFVTAQNTAAVRLYERHGYRVVDHRMLGR, translated from the coding sequence ATGACCCTGTTGCCAGTGCGCGGCCTGCGCGAAGCGGACGCTCCGGTCGTGCAGGCATGGCTCCGTACCTACCTGGCCGAGCATCTGAGCTGGTGGCAGGCGGCGTACGGGTCCCCTCCGGCGTCGGACCTGGCCGAGCTGGTGGGCCGCGACTGGCAGGAGCTGATCGGGGCCGACCCGGACCGGCAGTGGGTCCGGGTGACGGGCGAGCACCGCGCTCAGGGCATCGTGTTTGCTGAGAAGCGCCGGGACCGCTACATGGGCTTCGAGGTGGGCGTCCTGTCCTGGATCTACGTGGACGAGACCGCGCGGGGACAGGGGGTGTCCACGGCGCTGATGACGGCAGCCGGCGACTGGATGACCGCCCAGGGCGTGCGCGGGCGCGAGGTGTTCGTCACGGCGCAGAACACGGCGGCCGTCAGGCTCTACGAGCGTCACGGCTACCGGGTCGTCGACCACCGGATGCTCGGCCGGTGA
- a CDS encoding SDR family NAD(P)-dependent oxidoreductase, translating to MTNSASRRFEGRVVLVTGAGGGIGRAVAERFALEGAQVAVNDVKEDAVQVVVDGITAAGGRALAVPADVSDAAQVNAMFEQVEATFGYVDVLYNNAGLIDTARHFLEADEAWWDRIIQVNLKSVFLCSHRAARVMARRRRGVIISTSSGGATRAHRGNVAYDATKGGIEAMTRAMALDLAPYGIRVNGVVPGFINTYGLTDDELRVRERTVPLGRYGVAEDMTGAALYLASDDAAYVTGQFISVDGGVLVQQRSANVDTFPVEGFPAVDADLE from the coding sequence ATGACGAACAGTGCATCCCGCCGCTTCGAAGGCCGCGTCGTTCTCGTGACCGGTGCCGGGGGCGGCATCGGAAGGGCCGTGGCGGAACGCTTCGCCCTTGAAGGGGCCCAGGTGGCCGTCAACGACGTGAAGGAAGACGCGGTGCAGGTGGTGGTGGACGGCATCACCGCGGCGGGCGGCCGGGCCCTGGCGGTGCCGGCGGACGTCTCGGACGCCGCGCAGGTGAACGCCATGTTCGAGCAGGTCGAGGCGACCTTCGGGTACGTGGACGTGCTGTACAACAACGCCGGACTGATCGACACCGCCCGGCACTTCCTGGAGGCGGACGAGGCGTGGTGGGACCGGATCATCCAGGTGAACCTGAAAAGCGTGTTCCTGTGCTCCCACCGCGCGGCGCGGGTGATGGCGCGGCGGCGCCGGGGCGTCATCATCAGCACGTCGTCCGGCGGCGCCACCCGCGCTCACCGGGGCAACGTCGCGTACGACGCGACCAAGGGCGGGATTGAGGCCATGACCCGCGCCATGGCGCTGGACCTCGCCCCCTACGGCATTCGCGTGAACGGTGTGGTGCCGGGCTTCATCAACACGTACGGCCTGACGGACGACGAGCTGCGCGTGCGCGAGCGCACCGTCCCCCTGGGCCGGTACGGCGTGGCCGAGGACATGACCGGGGCGGCACTTTACCTGGCGTCGGACGACGCGGCGTACGTCACCGGGCAGTTCATCTCGGTGGACGGGGGCGTGCTGGTGCAGCAGCGCTCGGCGAACGTGGACACCTTCCCCGTCGAGGGGTTCCCTGCCGTGGACGCGGACCTCGAATGA
- a CDS encoding DinB family protein — translation MTEADAGAGIFTAQETLDHWRGHRAVTRRTIERFPDEHLFSFTPAPPLRPFGEMMLEVIRMIPPSLQGIETGDWNFQLADMSGVQDKAALLQAWDEADAFIEARWAHLTREPLRGVVPPLPHLRAVPYLVDNEIHHRAQGFIYLRLLGVEPPAFFER, via the coding sequence ATGACAGAAGCGGACGCGGGGGCGGGAATCTTTACGGCGCAGGAAACGCTCGACCACTGGCGGGGCCACCGGGCGGTGACGCGCCGCACCATCGAACGCTTCCCGGACGAGCATCTGTTCTCGTTCACCCCTGCCCCGCCCCTGCGGCCCTTCGGGGAGATGATGCTGGAGGTCATTCGCATGATCCCGCCCAGCCTGCAGGGCATCGAAACCGGGGACTGGAACTTTCAACTGGCCGACATGAGTGGCGTTCAGGACAAAGCGGCCCTGCTTCAGGCCTGGGATGAAGCGGACGCGTTCATCGAGGCGCGCTGGGCCCACCTGACCCGCGAGCCGCTGCGGGGCGTGGTGCCCCCTCTGCCCCATCTGCGGGCGGTGCCCTACCTGGTGGACAACGAGATCCACCACCGGGCGCAGGGGTTCATCTACCTGCGCCTGCTGGGAGTCGAGCCCCCCGCTTTCTTTGAGCGGTGA